In Dermacentor albipictus isolate Rhodes 1998 colony chromosome 6, USDA_Dalb.pri_finalv2, whole genome shotgun sequence, the following proteins share a genomic window:
- the LOC135902233 gene encoding gastrula zinc finger protein XlCGF7.1-like isoform X2, producing MPFLHCKIDDLFSLTDLQWGSGKGRLFASQVQQALFSAAAAAVMRSGGKRRSFPCNQCPFVATDRVGHERHQRTHTGEQPFACPLCGRRFNHKSNMATHMRRHTGEKPFPCDACGRQFGFKVALVKHMQEEHGTEPLRCVICSAVFASQGGLDAHSRGHTEEPRFLCSLCMRPFKHKRNLARHMELHAWEERQRAGGHSRPPVYED from the exons GGGGAGTGGCAAGGGACGACTGTTTGCCTCACAAGTTCAACAAGCTCTGttctcggctgctgctgctgctgtcatga GGTCTGGCGGCAAGCGACGTTCATTCCCCTGCAACCAGTGCCCCTTTGTGGCGACCGACCGGGTCGGGCACGAGCGGCACCAGCGCACGCACACGGGGGAGCAGCCATTTGCGTGCCCGCTGTGCGGCCGCCGCTTCAACCACAAGTCCAACATGGCGACACACATGCGCCGGCACACGGGTGAGAAGCCGTTCCCGTGCGACGCATGCGGCCGCCAGTTTGGCTTCAAGGTGGCGCTCGTGAAGCACATGCAAGAAGAGCACGGCACCGAGCCACTCAG GTGCGTCATCTGCTCGGCGGTGTTTGCCAGCCAGGGCGGACTGGACGCGCATTCCAGGGGCCACACCGAGGAGCCCCGGTTCCTGTGCAGCCTGTGCATGCGTCCCTTCAAGCACAAGCGCAACCTGGCACGCCACATGGAGCTCCACGCCTGGGAGGAGAGGCAGCGAGCCGGCGGCCACAGTCGGCCACCGGTCTACGAGGACTGA